A portion of the Nomia melanderi isolate GNS246 chromosome 2, iyNomMela1, whole genome shotgun sequence genome contains these proteins:
- the LOC116426921 gene encoding uncharacterized protein LOC116426921 yields MAATRTDWKIRLYAIVWLLSVTSLRCQATNHENAEGDGNGEDSVLDETTEDYWAGSGSGPEDDESLHNETREALTHEASDHDAVVYVGEGAAYVPVPSLKGRPLSPNLQALQTLQGLQGLAGGGGTGVVGDEEWKRHPETWDREHRRYRPNTTRVQHIEAECQDDYMKIRIGFNGSFTGLLYSAGYSYDPDCMYVNGTGRDYYEFYIQLNRCGTLGENTHHQDSRKNPTKNLMWNTVTVQYNPLIEEEFDEHFKVTCEYGYDFWKTVTFPFLDVEVATGNPVVFTLQPPECYMEIRYGYGTTGTRVAGPVRVGDPLTLIIYMRSKYDGFDIVVNDCYAHNGGNKRIQLIDQYGCPVDDKLISRFRGSWSESGLFETQVFAYMKTFRFTGSPALYIECDVRMCHGRCPSQPCHWRNAKNVAKRSLPEIGGPSTPATSLSENVNLFQSLRVLQEGEADTEFFQNSTTAFRNGPSETTNDRVCLRSTVLSTMIGITCGFLCIMAGTILAMCSRMRRQAREKLLSDSISYMTHKGRIN; encoded by the exons ATACGCGATCGTGTGGTTGCTGTCTGTCACGTCGCTGCGCTGTCAG GCAACGAATCACGAGAACGCGGAGGGCGACGGGAACGGCGAAGACTCGGTGCTCGACGAAACGACCGAGGACTATTGGGCCGGAAGCGGATCCGGGCCCGAAGACGACGAGTCGCTGCACAACGAGACTAGAGAGGCGTTAACGCACGAGGCCAGCGATCACGACGCG GTGGTTTATGTCGGCGAGGGTGCGGCGTACGTACCGGTTCCTTCATTGAAAGGACGACCTCTCAGCCCCAACCTCCAGGCACTTCAGACACTTCAGGGTCTGCAAGGTCTCGCTGGAGGCGGTGGGACGGGCGTGGTCGGTGACGAAGAGTGGAAAAGGCATCCTGAGACCTGGGACCGTGAGCACAGGAGGTACAGACCCAACACGACGCGTGTGCAAC ACATCGAGGCTGAGTGTCAGGACGACTACATGAAGATCAGGATCGGCTTCAACGGTTCCTTCACCGGTCTACTGTACTCGGCAG GCTACTCCTACGATCCGGATTGTATGTACGTTAACGGGACGGGCCGCGATTACTACGAGTTCTACATTCAGCTGAATCGGTGCGGCACCCTCGGCGAGAACACTCATCATCAGGACAGCAGAAAGAATCCTACG AAAAACCTGATGTGGAACACCGTCACGGTTCAGTACAACCCGCTGATAGAAGAGGAATTCGATGAACACTTCAAAGTCACTTGCGAGTACGGCTACGATTTCTGGAAGACCGTCACTTTTCCCTTCCTCGACGTCGA AGTGGCGACGGGAAATCCCGTAGTGTTCACCCTGCAGCCACCGGAGTGCTACATGGAAATCAGATACGGTTACGGGACCACTGGAACTAGAGTGGCTGGACCAGTTCGTGTCGGCGATCCTCTGACTCTCATTATCTACATGCGCAGCAAATACG ATGGTTTCGACATCGTCGTGAACGATTGCTACGCCCACAACGGGGGCAACAAGCGGATCCAGTTGATCGATCAGTACGGCTGTCCCGTAGATGATAAATTGATCAGCCGATTCAGGGGTTCCTGGTCGGAAAGTGGCTTATTCGAGACTCAAGTGTTCGCCTATATGAAAACGTTCAGGTTCACGGGTTCGCCGGCCTTGTACATCGAGTGCGACGTCAGGATGTGTCACGGTAGATGTCCG AGCCAACCGTGCCACTGGAGGAACGCCAAGAACGTGGCCAAACGTTCTCTACCGGAAATCGGCGGCCCATCGACACCTGCGACTAGTTTGTCAGAGAACGTGAACCTTTTCCAATCGTTGCGTGTCCTGCAGGAAGGCGAGGCCGACACCGAATTCTTCCAGAATTCGACCACGGCTTTCCGAAACg GGCCCAGCGAAACAACGAACGACAGAGTGTGCCTAAGATCAACGGTTCTCAGCACAATGATAGGGATTACCTGCGGTTTCCTCTGCATAATGGCAGGAACGATATTGGCCATGTGTTCGCGAATGCGGCGACAGGCCAGGGAGAAGCTGTTGTCCGACAGCATAAGTTACATGACCCATAAGGGTAGAATTAACTAA